agaggCCTCctaattcactgtttttatcgtggaaaactgaaaatgaaatggAGAGTTTATAACGCCTCTTCAATCACGTAGTCGTTAGAGGGTTGTGATTAGAGTGATAGTGACTTCAACGTGGCAGAAAGCCAATCTAAAAATGCAATTCTCATACAGTGAAATCCCGTTTCAAAGCTCTTTTGAAACCACGGGAATATTTACCGTAGTCCGTAGCGTTGGAACATATTTCGGTAATTAGTATTAcacaaattacataaaatcaaGTACAAGATATTACCTTAGTCCTTCAACGTCAAAGATTATGAGTCTAACGGAAAAATTGCGGTAGCGGGTTTACCTACGagtggccaataccgaatagttcactgttTCGAATACATTTGAAGTTCAAAAAACGCTTATCTATAATATGCGAAAGAATTTGCatgcaataaacaatggaataactggctatattaccaggcatttcatattcacagattactgcgatatatattttagaatagtaacgctTTTATTATTTCACAAGTCGACGTAATCATGAGTTAGTTACGTTAACagatttaaaataatatggcaaGGCATTtgaaatagtggtatcggtcatggatttgaatatttggcgcaacacaaaatcatcctggtaaaaagTTCATACTTTCTACcaacaattattcaaattatttgccaaaaagcgggataaagtataaattttttttcctacTTGGGACAATTTTTCCAAGAGTCtcaaaatacgaatcaaaaattaattatattcaggcgctttaccacacattttaagcccacaaattgccgttgtattttggagtaataatacttttattattttgtgaatacgaaaatacgaatcagcaattaattatattcgggcactttaccacacattttaagcccacaaattgccgttgtattttggagtaataatacttttattattttgtgaatacgaaaatacgaatcagcaattaattatattcgggcactttaccacacattttaagtccgtgtagtgtatttttgagtaatattattttgtgaatacgaatcagaaattaattatattcgggcaccttgccacacattttaagtccacaAATTCCAGTagatttcagagtaataatacttttattattcagtaaatccgaaaataggaatcaaaaatgaataatatcggGCAGTTCACTACACATTTTATGCTCACAAATTGTCATCGCAACCATAAGTTACgttaaacaaaactaaattaataacgcataataattttatatgctagtatcggtcatggatataaataatttgcacaacagaaaatcatcccagtaaaaagtcgaaactttcaaatatcattatcaaaattatttgccataaAGCGGGAAAAAGTATTGATTATTTcctctaataaatcgacttgttttccgacttgcgacaatttattgggtatcataacaattacgacattgaataatcttcaatttcttgacgtaatggaaatgaatgtgtaaaatcgtttgaagattcccgcaAAAACGAAAAACCGTGTTTACGATGAAAAGAGACtatatattattcgaaaatcagccgaaaatgtattcgaatatttgattcgttttggacaaccctgtctacgaaccacagtcttcttttctacaatacaacaataattttcgacccaattctttaaaaaggttcgccattccTGCTAGACTAACCCATCAAATTGCGTGTTCCCTGACTACTACATGAAACATTAGCGTTTTCTGACCATCAAATGTTTGAGATTGTTTTGTAAAGTTCAAAAACAATTAGGTTGAAACTTTTCAGTTGCAGATTAGTAGTAATTTGACTCCAGTGTTAATGTCGAATATTCAGGGAAGTATTTCACTGGCTTTATTTCGCTAAATGTCCGTACAATTATAGAGACCCTGCTCAGCGCagaatgttttcaaaacatttcgcctataagtttttgaaagtataatttcatttgatttcaattgaaaatctaGAAAGGCTTTTTTTATGTTATACTCACCAgaacaaatattacaatcattagATATGAATATTGAACGTATTACTAGCTCAAAATTAATCCCTCATCAAACGCATTTGAACGCGAAATAACGGTGCACGAAACTACGCCAGTTATAAGCActattaaatattaaacaatgcgGATATATATAGCACCAAGGTCTAACCCACCCTATTCCAAACAGCACGGAAAATTTGTCGCAAATGCGTCTTTCCTTGGAATTCAATTGCAACAGAGAACAAGACTTGCGTTACACGTAACACATTAATTTATAAGTTGCTCCTTCGCTATCCAGTAAGACATGGGTTGGATTCTGTACCAGGTAATGGTAATTATGTTCCTCAAGAAGTAAAGCATGCAAGAAGATTCCTGAAAAGTCAAACTAGTCTTCGACATTTACTTTCTGAAAAACGATAAAATGGATGAATTTGGTGGTTTCCAACATTTTGTGTTGAAATCTTCTATAAGTTGGTTTTTGAACTGTTTATACCAAAATCCCTATGTTTAATTAGCTTGCCTTTTGTAGATTCTTTGCCAGTGTTATACAAAAGtcgcattttcatttttacgcagttcaaatagtttgtcgcgttttcatgaataatattatacaaaagtgAGTAATACTACAACGTATATTCCTATTCAAAGACTCTCCTCTAGATAGGAATTCACCCAAtatcataaaaatcattttatagcaTAATATATCGAACACATCTTTACATCAAAaggttatattcaaattataaaaccaATTAACTTCGAAAGAAATTTTGAGAATTGAAATTAACGAAACACGGAGAATGAACTCTTCATGCAGTGTGATCGTGAATtatgccaaaaatattttaaagcaaaacAGGATTCTTCTACATATATACTtgagcaatttaaaatatttgtaattgaaaagaATTGTTTAATAACAATATTTGGAATAGAAATATCGCAGGCTTCGGGGTGGCGTAAAAAATTGTAGGGACAATAATACCagggaaaaattgaaatttccatGACGAAAGAGATAAAACATATGACCTCATAAATGATGGCACGATCCACAATGCTATGCCAGCCAATGCAGACCTCTTGAAATATGCGCAACAAGctggcgcataacctgaactcaggttgtgtaccaggttagggttcaggttgtgcgacatcttggtgcgcatacttcaggagtacccaaaacttGATGAGAGAaacgtaataatatataaaacattaaaagattgtattaaaattattaatcagaaaaatataaaaaaaatgttcaagacatgatgagaaaaatgtaataatatataaaacattaaaattaatcataaaataaagacacgatgtaaaatcggacaataccttttaaatgaattttaaaatgtgaaacacTGATCAGATTAGTTAAATTTGACAATGTTCGTTTCCAAATCTGACAcgcatttcgccatccttaACATGACACCcgtcaacccactgccctatttcgcCCTCCTTAATCTGACACGCATCGACCATATTTCATCATCTCTAACCTGACAGGAATCGACCCTATTTCGCCACCCCCAATTTGACACGCTTCGTccgtattttgccatccctaacctgccacgcttcgaccgtatttcggcatccctaatctgccaccacgcttcgaccgcattttgccatccctaatctgccacgtttcgaccgtatttcgccatccctaatctgccaccacgcttcgaccgcattttgccatccctaatctgccaccacgctttgACCGCATTTtcccatccctaatctgccacgcttcgaccgcatttcgccatccctaatctgccacgcttcgaccccATTTCGCCATCCCATTTTGACACTCATCGACTGTGTTTTCCAAGCCCGAATTTGACAGGTACTAATCCATTTCATCAGCCCCAAATTTAAACACTTTGGccatatttctttgtaattttgaggcaattgtttattgttATCTGTATACTAAACAGCGCATTATGACAGTCGATTTGGCAAAAACTGACAGCcatcgaccgcattttgccatccctaatctgccaccacgcttcgaccgcattttgccatccctaatctgccaccattcgaccgtatttcgccatccctaatctgccacgcttcgaccgcattttgccatccccaatttgtcttttcgtccctatttcgccatccctaatctgccacctttcgaccgtatttcgccatccccatTTTGtcatccccaatatgacttttatgctaccaacCCTCCTCCATTTTCCCGGCAATTGTGGCTATTTTGTGCCATCAATTGCCGGACTTTGAGAGGTTCTGGCGCTGAGTTAAATATGGATATATGTAATTTAGTAATCTGTGAACGTTTAGGATGCCTTAACTTACGGTGAAACATTGTCAGAACgtcagcccacactcgtgtgacgccagcccacactcgtgtgacgctcGCCCACACTCGTTTTTGTCAGGCCATACTAGGGGTAACTGGGCCGTGCTTGGTATTGTATTTGCGTTGTGTACATCAGATATGGTCTCTATATTGTCAGAGTCACCAAGTTTTTATGTAATTACGTTTATAAAGTCAGTAAAATAGTTGGTTAACCCCTTGACATCAGGCTgagtgtgggctggggtaacttTGGTTGTCAAACCCATCATATTTcctgatttatattttcagttaCTTGTTACTTTTACACTTAACCTGTCCAGTTCTACAGTACCTGCATCTCTATACTGGAATTGTACAATCTACCAAATAAAGAATGGCAGATCCTAAATATGCTGGCCTTCCTGGTATAGATACTTCGGAAAAAGATATTTACGAATCTGGAGATCTTCCCGAAGATGATCAACAATGGATACCTGAAGAATTATCAAGTGAAAGCGTAGAAAAAGACAACATAAATACGAAGGAAGCATTTAAACAGTTTAATTCAAAGTATGTTTCTGGAAGTGACGCAGATTTTTCAGAAAAACTTGGTTCAAAACCAGGGTATGATACTGGAGAGTACTCCATTGCGGGGATTGGTGAAGTAGAAACACCGACACAAAAGCTTCAGAGACTCAGAGCAGAAGTTGCGCAGTTATCAACAGAACTAAAATCAGGATCAGGTGATAAGTCAGGGTCACTACCTGCCGAAACTCTTAAACAAGTTGAAATCCTTCAATCACAGCTTGCTTCTCATGGCCAAGGTGATGGTACATATTTGCACGGAAGCTTTGATAAAGTTTTATCATCAATAAATGAGATGATGGCATTGCAACAAAAGTCGACATCATCCTCTTCAAAAAAAAACCAAGAAGGTTCATATAGTTTGATGATTAAACCAGATCagtcacaattaaaatttggcGCAAAAATGTCTGATATTGAAGCAAGaatatcaaaaattgaaaaggCTGTTGGTGTTGACACTGAAGCTCTTGCTGTTTTATCTTctcaaacaaaacacaaaaatcTCAAAGCGGCGGTTGAGGGATTGGAAGTCAAAAGAAACATGCTCGATCCAGAAAAATTGCCACAGGTTGACACAAGATTGCAAGCAGTATTGAACAAActcaatgaaataaataaagtacgAAAACAAAAAGGAGCGGAACAGGTAGCTCTAGATAAAAaagttcttgaaatatatgatttAGTACAGAAATGGGACAGCGTCTGCGCTTCATTACCAAGCATCATTCATCGTCTTGAGACCTTGAATTCATTACACCAACAAGCTGCAGATTTTTCATCCACACTTCAGCATATGGAGACAGTACAAAATCAAATTGCAACCAAGATTGGAGACACTACCACGTTAGCGAAACAAGTCGATGAAACTTTCAAACAAAATGCACAAACGATTCAATCAAATTTGCAATCACTGGAAAacagaattcaaaatttgacaGCAAAGAAATAACATTATCAATGTTTTATAGTTTATCATGCATGTTTTGTGATAGTTTATACGAAGCTGAAAAAAGAAGAAGATATCATTGGGATGCAAAGTGACTGCATCTGCTTTGCTGACAAGTGGCTCTACTACAATTAGTATTAATTTGTTTTGCTGCAAAtccatttgaaaattttgactgACTGCTTTTGAtgtgaattattatttattgttcCAATAATTCTTATATTTGTACACTTTGTAAATGGTTCAGTTAAAACCCAACTCACTAAACATATACGatagttattgattttatcCAATTGTTCA
The genomic region above belongs to Styela clava chromosome 13, kaStyClav1.hap1.2, whole genome shotgun sequence and contains:
- the LOC120333387 gene encoding dynactin subunit 2-A-like, with protein sequence MADPKYAGLPGIDTSEKDIYESGDLPEDDQQWIPEELSSESVEKDNINTKEAFKQFNSKYVSGSDADFSEKLGSKPGYDTGEYSIAGIGEVETPTQKLQRLRAEVAQLSTELKSGSGDKSGSLPAETLKQVEILQSQLASHGQGDGTYLHGSFDKVLSSINEMMALQQKSTSSSSKKNQEGSYSLMIKPDQSQLKFGAKMSDIEARISKIEKAVGVDTEALAVLSSQTKHKNLKAAVEGLEVKRNMLDPEKLPQVDTRLQAVLNKLNEINKVRKQKGAEQVALDKKVLEIYDLVQKWDSVCASLPSIIHRLETLNSLHQQAADFSSTLQHMETVQNQIATKIGDTTTLAKQVDETFKQNAQTIQSNLQSLENRIQNLTAKK